Proteins encoded together in one Lysinibacillus sp. FSL K6-0232 window:
- a CDS encoding electron transfer flavoprotein subunit beta/FixA family protein, whose amino-acid sequence MNIFALIKRTFDTEEKIVVSGGKIQEDGAEFIINPYDEYAIEEAIQVRDAAGGKVTVVTIGGEDAEKQLRTALAMGADEAVLINTEDDLDELDQNAAAYLLAEYLKDKDADLILTGNVAIDGGSGQVGPRVADLLDINYVTTITNLEIDGTTAKIVRDIEGDSEVIETTLPLLVTAQQGLNEPRYPSLPGIMKAKKKPLAELELDDLDIDEDDVEVKIETVDIFLPAQKAAGRILEGDLSAQVKELVNLLHTEAKVV is encoded by the coding sequence ATGAATATTTTTGCATTAATTAAACGTACGTTTGATACAGAAGAAAAAATCGTTGTGTCGGGTGGCAAAATTCAAGAGGATGGTGCAGAATTCATTATTAACCCTTATGATGAGTATGCCATTGAAGAGGCAATCCAAGTGCGTGATGCTGCTGGTGGTAAAGTAACGGTTGTCACAATTGGCGGCGAGGATGCAGAGAAGCAATTACGTACAGCGCTTGCTATGGGTGCAGATGAAGCAGTGCTTATTAATACAGAAGATGACTTAGACGAATTAGACCAAAATGCAGCTGCTTATCTTTTAGCTGAATATTTAAAAGATAAAGATGCTGATTTAATTTTAACAGGAAATGTTGCGATTGATGGTGGTTCTGGTCAAGTAGGTCCGCGTGTTGCTGACCTATTAGATATTAACTATGTAACAACAATTACAAATCTTGAAATTGATGGTACAACTGCAAAAATTGTACGTGATATTGAGGGGGACTCAGAGGTAATTGAAACAACTTTACCACTTTTAGTAACAGCTCAACAAGGTTTAAATGAGCCGCGTTATCCATCTCTACCAGGTATTATGAAAGCGAAAAAGAAACCGCTTGCAGAGCTTGAGCTAGATGATTTAGATATCGATGAAGACGATGTAGAAGTAAAGATTGAAACAGTAGATATTTTCCTACCTGCTCAAAAGGCAGCAGGACGCATTTTGGAAGGTGATCTTTCTGCACAAGTAAAAGAGCTGGTAAATCTACTTCATACAGAAGCAAAAGTCGTGTAA